In Croceicoccus sp. Ery15, a genomic segment contains:
- a CDS encoding FAD-binding protein has translation MSTRMPQGVDAPTFRKALDELAAIVGKEWVFVDELPLSTYRDAYSPLADGELLPSAAVAPANMEQIQQALKVFNAYQLPIWTFGNGRNFAYGGPAPRQSGYVMFDLKRMNRILEVNEKYGYALVEPGVSYYQLHRHLRQIGSKLWVDPAAPGWGGVMGNALEHGAGYTPYGDHFIMQCGMEVVLADGQVVRTGQGAIEGSPHWQSTKHAAGPHFDGMFTQSNFGVVTKMGIWLMPEPPGYKPFMITYEREEDLAAIFDAVLPLKINQVIPNAAVAVDLLWEVSAKTTRRHYFDGKGPIPDSIRKKIASDHDLGMWNFYAALYGPPPIIENNWKLVEEAMMSIPGAKLYLSRENDPAWDYRIQLMRGEPNMTEFSIMNWIGGGGHINFSPISAPDGKEALSQYNLIKQRCHDYGFDYIGEFLVGWRDMHHILMIMYDRADEVMRKGAYDLFAKLVDEAADAGFGEYRTHLAFMDQIAKTYKHNDGALWDLHHRLKDVLDPNGILSPGKQGIWPKAMRNQG, from the coding sequence GTGAGCACGCGCATGCCCCAAGGCGTCGATGCCCCGACCTTTCGCAAGGCACTTGACGAACTGGCCGCGATCGTCGGCAAAGAATGGGTCTTTGTCGATGAGCTTCCGCTGTCGACCTACCGCGATGCCTATTCACCGCTAGCCGATGGCGAGTTGCTGCCCTCGGCTGCTGTGGCACCGGCCAACATGGAACAGATTCAGCAGGCGCTGAAGGTATTCAACGCTTACCAGCTGCCGATCTGGACATTCGGCAACGGCCGCAATTTCGCCTATGGCGGCCCGGCCCCGCGCCAGTCCGGTTATGTCATGTTCGACCTCAAGCGGATGAACCGCATTCTCGAAGTCAACGAGAAATACGGCTATGCGCTGGTCGAACCAGGCGTTTCCTATTATCAGCTTCACCGCCATTTGCGCCAGATCGGCAGCAAGCTTTGGGTTGATCCGGCGGCTCCGGGCTGGGGTGGCGTGATGGGCAACGCGCTCGAACACGGTGCCGGCTACACGCCTTATGGCGATCACTTCATCATGCAATGTGGCATGGAAGTGGTTCTGGCCGATGGCCAGGTCGTCCGCACCGGCCAGGGCGCAATCGAGGGATCGCCGCACTGGCAATCCACCAAGCATGCAGCGGGCCCGCATTTCGACGGCATGTTCACCCAGTCCAACTTCGGCGTAGTGACCAAGATGGGCATCTGGCTGATGCCTGAACCGCCGGGCTACAAGCCGTTCATGATCACCTACGAGCGCGAGGAAGACCTTGCTGCGATCTTCGACGCGGTGCTGCCGCTGAAGATCAACCAGGTGATCCCCAACGCCGCTGTGGCGGTCGACCTCCTGTGGGAAGTCTCCGCCAAGACCACGCGCCGCCATTATTTCGACGGCAAGGGCCCTATCCCGGACTCGATCCGCAAGAAGATCGCTTCGGACCATGACCTGGGCATGTGGAACTTCTATGCCGCGCTGTACGGCCCGCCTCCGATCATCGAGAACAACTGGAAGCTCGTCGAGGAAGCGATGATGAGCATTCCCGGCGCAAAACTGTACCTCAGCCGCGAGAACGATCCCGCCTGGGATTATCGAATTCAGCTCATGCGCGGCGAGCCGAACATGACCGAGTTCAGCATCATGAACTGGATCGGCGGCGGCGGGCATATCAACTTCTCGCCGATCTCGGCACCCGACGGCAAGGAAGCGCTGAGCCAGTACAACCTGATCAAGCAACGCTGCCATGATTACGGTTTCGACTACATCGGCGAGTTTCTCGTGGGGTGGCGCGACATGCACCACATCCTGATGATCATGTACGACCGCGCCGACGAGGTCATGCGCAAGGGAGCCTACGATCTGTTCGCCAAGCTGGTCGACGAAGCGGCGGATGCTGGCTTTGGCGAGTATCGAACGCACCTCGCCTTCATGGACCAGATCGCCAAGACCTATAAGCACAACGATGGGGCGCTGTGGGATTTGCACCATCGCCTCAAGGATGTGCTCGACCCCAACGGCATCCTTTCCCCGGGCAAGCAGGGGATCTGGCCCAAGGCGATGCGCAACCAGGGGTGA